One Branchiostoma lanceolatum isolate klBraLanc5 chromosome 18, klBraLanc5.hap2, whole genome shotgun sequence DNA window includes the following coding sequences:
- the LOC136424564 gene encoding cell adhesion molecule 2-like — protein sequence MVGGVPEEVTANIGLTVLVAPHAPKITGDYNEATGHLNLTCTALHGHPAANLTWYRDGVPVPAGRSDVATDQQGFQDARVSVNFTVTANSVSAGMVTYRCDASHPALTTAMQASGKLGRPIVTNITTMPANIDSLMQYDDVTLTCAAEGGLVLEPTYRWTRVGGSIPDGAVADGNQLKIVFASPKDSGTYTCTASNALGSTNAKKTLQFKERPLIREPQTQEKSGLSPELTLLVVLAVFAALGAFGGAAYYIRRRREAQDEEAPPTLEGPKEAVAPSGIQNVPAAPMAQGRPLESGKTGPPAAAEDKGRPLPSNRGVAPPGVKEKGYDNPISNADEFNPQY from the exons ATGGTGGGAGGGGTCCCGGAGGAAGTCACTGCAAACATCGGTCTTACTGTACTCG TTGCCCCACATGCACCAAAGATCACAGGAGACTACAACGAGGCCACCGGCCATCTCAACCTAACATGCACGGCGCTGCACGGGCACCCCGCCGCCAACCTGACCTGGTACCGGGACGGGGTACCGGTCCCGGCGGGCAGGAGCGACGTCGCCACCGACCAGCAGGGCTTCCAGGACGCCCGGGTTAGCGTCAACTTCACGGTGACGGCGAACAGTGTCAGTGCGGGGATGGTGACTTATAGATGTGACGCCAGCCATCCCGCTTTAACCACTGCGATGCAAGCGTCAGGGAAACTAG GCCGGCCGATAGtcacaaacataacaacaatGCCGGCCAACATCGACTCTCTCATGCAGTACGATGACGTCACTCTGACATGCGCAGCAGAGGGCGGCCTCGTTCTGGAGCCCACGTACAGATGGACTCGTGTCGGCGGCTCCATTCCTGATGGCGCAGTGGCTGACGGGAATCAACTGAAGATTGTGTTCGCCTCTCCTAAAGACAGCGGGACCTACACCTGTACAGCTTCAAACGCCTTAGGGTCCACCAACGCCAAGAAAACTTTGCAGTTTAAGG AGCGACCACTCATAAGAGAGCCACAGACTCAAGAGAAATCAG GTCTCTCCCCCGAGCTGACCCTGCTGGTTGTGCTGGCGGTGTTCGCCGCTCTGGGCGCGTTCGGCGGAGCGGCCTACTACATCCGCAGGAGGAGAGAGGCGCAGGATGAGGAAG CACCTCCAACTTTAGAAGGACCTAAGGAGGCTGTCGCTCCATCTGGCATCCAAAACG TACCAGCTGCGCCAATGGCACAGGGGAGACCTTTAGAGAGCGGCAAAACAG GCCCTCCCGCTGCTGCAGAGGACAAGGGGAGACCGTTGCCTAGCAACCGGGGAG TTGCCCCACCTGGTGTCAAGGAAAAAGGCTACGACAATCCGATATCAAATGCAGATGAATTTAATCCGCAATACTAG